In Gemmatimonadaceae bacterium, the genomic stretch CCAAGGCACAGCAGATCCTCGTCAACGAGTTGAACCTCGACCCGATGGCGACGATGCGCTTTGCCATGACGCTTTCCGAAGTTTGCCAGAACATCGTGGAACACGCGCAGACCATGGGGTGGGTGGCAGTGCAGACGTACCGCTATCGCCAGCGACTGGGGCGGCGCGTGGTGGTCATCGCCGTCTGTGACGCCGGCATCGGCTTCCGTCGCTCGCTGGAAAGCGCGCCCGGGCGAAAGCTGAGCGACCGGTGGGACGACGGCATGGCGCTCGAAGAAGCGGTGATTCGTGGCGTGAGTCGATTCCGTGATCCGGGACGAGGGCAAGGGCTCGCCGGGGTCCGCCGATACGTGGGGCGGTGGGACGGGAAACTCTCCGTGCGAAGCGGCACGGCGCGCATCTCGCTCGTTCCCCCATGGGACGACGACCTCCCGATGCGCGAACACCTGTCTCCCCTTCCTGGGGCACAAGTCCAGATCACGATTCCGGAACGGGTACCCCAGAAGTGATCTACCACATCAACGTCAGCTCCGTCCTTCGCAAGACGGTATGCGACCTGTACACGAACCTGGTCACGCGCCCCACCGGGGTCGCCGTGCGCCAGGCGATCGAGGCAGCGCTCGCGGAACTCCCAGAGCCTAACGTCACCGTCATCGACTTTGCCCAGGTGAAGATGCTCGACTTCTCCTGTGCCGACGAAGTGGTCGGGAAGCTCCTGGACTACTACCAGAACCTCACCGAGCAGCCGCAGCGATACTTCCTCATCCGCGGCGTGCATGACGGCCACCTCGAGGCCATCGAGGCGGTGCTCGAGCGCTACGACCTGGCGGTGATCGTCGAAGGCGAGGACGGGAGCCTGCAACTCGTGGGAACGCTCGACGACGGCGCGCGCCGCGCGTGGCAGGTGGTGAACCGTCACGGGCGGGTCAAGGCGCAGGAG encodes the following:
- a CDS encoding ATP-binding protein, which encodes KAQQILVNELNLDPMATMRFAMTLSEVCQNIVEHAQTMGWVAVQTYRYRQRLGRRVVVIAVCDAGIGFRRSLESAPGRKLSDRWDDGMALEEAVIRGVSRFRDPGRGQGLAGVRRYVGRWDGKLSVRSGTARISLVPPWDDDLPMREHLSPLPGAQVQITIPERVPQK